Proteins encoded within one genomic window of Burkholderiaceae bacterium:
- a CDS encoding Ribonuclease Z, which translates to MKKLIQKALGLVVCTLALQQAIAAPLNVTLLGTGSPVPSSVRFSQAILIEAGKEKILVDAGRGVTIRLSQLGIPLRELTSIFLTHLHSDHIDGLQDLWSTGWLPTPWGSRTQPLSIYGPEGTEAMTKNLSAAFNWDIKTREADEKLPPSGIAWDAHDIGPGVAYDRNGVKITAFPTHHGDLIKPNFGYAIEYDGKKVVISGDTTYDERIAREAKGADLLIHEVADIDPDLLKNFPRLKEVEAHHTSPEEAGRIFSMARPKLAAFTHIIVARANAPLDLAPTEVRARTRKTYSGPLVIGEDLMRFEIDGGEVKVFDARRKPVSMTE; encoded by the coding sequence ATGAAGAAGTTGATTCAGAAGGCTCTGGGTCTGGTGGTTTGCACCTTGGCTCTGCAGCAGGCCATCGCCGCACCCCTCAACGTCACGCTGCTGGGCACCGGCAGCCCCGTGCCAAGCAGTGTCCGCTTCAGCCAGGCGATCCTGATCGAAGCGGGCAAAGAAAAAATCCTGGTCGACGCCGGCCGTGGCGTCACCATCCGCTTGTCGCAACTCGGCATTCCGCTGCGCGAGCTCACATCAATCTTCCTGACGCATTTGCATAGCGACCATATCGATGGCCTGCAAGACCTGTGGTCCACCGGTTGGCTGCCGACGCCGTGGGGATCCCGCACCCAACCGCTGTCGATCTATGGCCCGGAAGGCACCGAGGCAATGACCAAGAATCTGAGCGCCGCATTCAATTGGGACATCAAGACGCGTGAAGCCGACGAGAAGCTCCCGCCGAGCGGCATTGCCTGGGATGCACATGATATTGGGCCCGGAGTCGCGTACGACCGCAACGGGGTCAAGATCACCGCGTTCCCCACACATCACGGCGATCTGATCAAGCCGAACTTCGGCTACGCGATCGAGTACGACGGCAAGAAGGTCGTAATTTCGGGCGATACGACCTACGACGAGCGCATCGCCAGGGAAGCCAAGGGGGCGGACCTCCTGATCCACGAGGTGGCGGACATCGACCCGGACCTGCTCAAGAACTTCCCGCGCCTGAAGGAGGTCGAGGCGCACCACACATCGCCCGAGGAAGCGGGCCGCATCTTCTCGATGGCCCGCCCCAAACTGGCGGCCTTCACGCACATCATCGTCGCCAGGGCCAACGCCCCGCTGGACCTTGCTCCCACCGAGGTACGGGCGCGCACGCGCAAGACCTACAGCGGCCCGCTGGTCATCGGAGAGGATTTGATGCGCTTCGAGATCGATGGGGGTGAGGTCAAGGTGTTCGATGCGCGGCGCAAGCCCGTCTCGATGACGGAATAG
- a CDS encoding Fumarylacetoacetate hydrolase family protein, protein MRVNSEERQHTGTGDMVYNIWQQIAHLSTVVTLEPGDVLATGTPSGVGVAMKSQRFIKAGDVMRVEIDGIGHVENLVVAEP, encoded by the coding sequence ATGCGGGTCAACAGCGAAGAGCGCCAGCACACCGGCACAGGCGACATGGTCTACAACATCTGGCAGCAGATCGCCCACCTGTCGACCGTAGTGACGCTCGAGCCCGGCGACGTGCTCGCCACCGGCACCCCATCAGGCGTTGGCGTGGCGATGAAGTCTCAGCGTTTCATCAAGGCCGGCGACGTGATGCGGGTGGAAATCGACGGCATCGGTCATGTCGAAAACCTGGTCGTGGCAGAGCCGTAA